In the Mastacembelus armatus chromosome 17, fMasArm1.2, whole genome shotgun sequence genome, one interval contains:
- the kdm4ab gene encoding lysine-specific demethylase 4A isoform X4 has translation MASDMVSQNHGSKGIMTFYPSAEEFKNFSRYIAYIESQGAHKAGLAKIVPPKEWKPRKSYDDIDDLMIPAPIQQVVTGQSGLFTQYNIQKKAMTVKEFRKTANSDKFCSPHYDDFEELERKYWKNVTFNPPIYGADVNGTLYDPEVKEWNICRLGTILDTVEHDSGITIEGVNTPYLYFGMWKTTFAWHTEDMDLYSINYLHFGEPKSWYCVPPEHGKRLERLAKGFFPGSAQNCEAFLRHKMTLISPSILKKYGIPFEKITQEAGEFMVTFPYAYHAGFNHGFNCAESTNFATERWIEYGKQAVLCSCRKDMVKISMDVFVKKFQPGRYEQWLAGRDVVPIDHSRPTPEAREFLGDSFNDITSNSNSSSVESCGEDGERKSATQRIETKRHRVCLEVPEEVVPKDEDEENEGQYGKRPRLSLIPPRAMLQDCKRNKGPPKLVVTPTKLTLMDPFHRGLTQSNSDGGRPPHYTKTRAPAISSQSQARNGHVSVSVAPTWTEATAQPARKMGVASLLFHRTLSPKDTLQVHSYTLEKQRQPHTQLQVHSYAREHQPRHLQHKTCTLSHTQIQSSPQAPKCESTEPQSEPKVILTKVARNESQAKSPVEQNQEEDKPKMSAPVVAQAEVKTPEVKTPEVEPINTSASSPTQPQSPELEAPKNNKRKVAEEQSYCKSVVKKQQAQLRKLPRHHPLIREVQSDEDVYIDMEGEQEEKEEWAKPLTQLWQCQPYNPQAEREYNMMMGKHAPFCSICLLFHTYHQSESPSGSSSMTLVNCSGGRQWSKPLIPEMCFNTQSSKTNDSGEGQLSNPHVAEDGTSQLISCAQCCVRVHTSCYGVTREEAEQDDWLCARCEADATNEDCCLCSLRGGALQRANNDKWVHVLCAITVLEARFVNITERSPIDLSAIPLPRFRLKCVYCRKRIKREVTGCCVQCSHGRCSTAFHPTCAQAAGILMHPDDWPFIVFITCHRHRAPVIPERNKSSMQELAVGQKVICKYKNGRYYHSELLELTTATFYEVVFDDGSYSDNLFPEDIENRDCVHLGPPAEGEAVQVRWTDGLIYGGKFVASHSIPMYLVEFEDGSQISVKREDIYTLNEDLPKRVKSRMSVASDMRFELFTQSEVKQNSKRQRVINSRYREDYIEPVIYRAIME, from the exons ATGGCATCAGACATGGTTTCCCAAAACCATGGTTCCAAGGGGATCATGACTTTTTACCCCTCTGCTGAGGAATTCAAGAACTTCAGCCGCTACATTGCGTACATAGAGTCCCAGGGGGCACATAAAGCAGGCCTGGCCAAA ATTGTCCCACCAAAGGAATGGAAGCCTAGGAAGTCTTATGATGATATAGATGATTTGATGATACCAGCACCTATTCAGCAGGTGGTGACAGGCCAGTCAGGCCTTTTCACACAGTACAACATTCAGAAGAAGGCCATGACTGTCAAAGAGTTCCGCAAGACTGCCAACAGTGACAA GTTCTGTAGTCCACATTATGATGACTTTGAGGAACTGGAAAGAAAGTACTGGAAGAATGTAACATTCAACCCTCCAATATATGGGGCAGATGTTAATGGAACCCTGTACGACCCT GAAGTCAAAGAGTGGAACATATGCCGTCTAGGCACCATTTTGGATACAGTTGAACATGACAGCGGTATCACTATTGAGGGTGTTAATACACCCTACTTGTATTTTGGAATGTGGAAGACCACGTTTGCATGGCACACCGAAGACATGGATCTCTACAGTATCAACTACTTACATTTTGGGGAGCCGAAATCATG GTATTGTGTTCCTCCAGAGCATGGGAAACGATTGGAGCGTTTGGCTAAAG GGTTCTTTCCTGGTAGTGCCCAAAATTGTGAGGCCTTTTTGAGGCACAAGATGACGCTCATTTCTCCTTCTATACTCAAGAAATATGGCATCCCGTTTGAAAAA ATTACTCAGGAGGCTGGTGAGTTTATGGTAACTTTCCCCTATGCCTATCATGCTGGTTTCAACCATGGCTTCAACTGTGCAGAATCCACCAACTTTGCAACAGAGAGATGGATTGAGTATGGGAAGCAAGCAGTTTTG TGCTCATGCCGTAAAGACATGGTAAAAATTTCCATGGATGTGTTTGTGAAGAAGTTCCAGCCGGGTCGCTATGAACAGTGGCTTGCAGGGCGAGATGTGGTACCCATAGACCACTCACGGCCCACCCCGGAGGCTAGGGAGTTTCTAGGGGACTCTTTCAATGACATCACCAGCAACAGTAACAGTAGCTCTGTAGAGAGTTGTggggaggatggagagaggaagag TGCTACCCAGAGGATAGAGACCAAGAGACACAGGGTGTGTCTGGAGGTGCCTGAGGAGGTTGTTCccaaagatgaagatgaagaaaatgaagggCAGTATGGGAAACGTCCAAGGCTAAGCCTTATCCCGCCACGTGCTATGTTGCAAGACTGCAAAAGAAATAAAG GCCCACCAAAGTTGGTTGTCACGCCAACCAAGCTCACTTTAATGGATCCATTTCATAGAGGCCTGACCCAAAGTAACAGTGATGGAGGCCGTCCTCCTCATTATACCAAGACCCGTGCACCTGCAATCTCATCTCAATCACAGGCCAGAAATGGGCACGTGTCAGTTTCAGTAGCACCAACATGGACAGAAGCCACAGCCCAGCCTGCACGCAAAATGGGGGTAGCCAGTCTGCTCTTCCACAGGACACTGAGTCCAAAAGACACTCTTCAAGTGCACAGCTATACTCTAGAAAAACAACGGCAACCTCACACACAGCTCCAGGTGCACAGCTATGCCAGAGAACATCAACCCCGTCATCTCCAGCACAAAACctgcacactgtcacacacacaaattcagtcTTCCCCCCAGGCACCAAAGTGTGAAAGTACAGAGCCACAGTCAGAACCTAAAGTCATTCTTACCAAAGTAGCACGGAATGAATCGCAAGCGAAGAGTCCTGTGGAGCAGAACCAAGAGGAGGACAAACCCAAAATGTCAGCGCCTGTTGTGGCTCAGGCTGAAGTGAAAACGCCTGAAGTGAAGACGCCTGAAGTGGAGCCCATCAAcacctctgcctcctccccGACTCAACCACAATCTCCAGAGTTGGAAGCTCCCAAAAATAACAAGCGaaag GTGGCGGAAGAGCAGTCATACTGCAAGTCAGTGGTGAAGAAGCAGCAGGCACAGCTCCGTAAGCTACCTCGTCACCACCCTCTAATCAGAGAGGTGCAGAGCGATGAAG ATGTGTATATAGATATGGAGGGTGagcaagaggagaaagaggagtggGCGAAGCCACTAACCCAACTTTGGCAGTGTCAGCCTTACAACCCTCAGGCAGAGAGGGAGTATAACATGATGATGGGCAAGCATGCCCCCttctgctccatctgtctgctCTTCCACACTTACCATCAG TCTGAGTCCCCCAGTGGGAGTTCCAGCATGACGTTGGTGAACTGTTCAGGAGGCCGCCAGTGGTCCAAACCACTCATtccagaaatgtgttttaacacacaaagcagcaagACGAACGATAGTGGGGAGGGACAGCTGTCTAACCCTCATGTAGCAGAGGACGGGACCAGTCAGTTGATCAGCTGTGCTCAGTGCTGTGTCCGTGTACATACCA gTTGTTATGGTGTGACAAGGGAGGAAGCAGAGCAAGATGACTGGCTGTGTGCCCGCTGTGAGGCTGATGCCACCAACGAG GACTGCTGCCTCTGTTCCCTCAGGGGTGGAGCTCTACAGCGAGCAAACAATGACAA GTGGGTTCATGTGTTGTGTGCCATCACGGTGCTGGAAGCGCGCTTTGTCAACATCACTGAGCGGAGCCCCATTGACCTCTCTGCCATCCCACTGCCACGGTTTAGACTG AAATGTGTGTACTGCAGGAAACGGATAAAGAGGGAAGTGACAGGCTGCTGTGTGCAATGTTCCCATGGGCGCTGCTCCACAGCTTTTCACCCCACCTGCGCTCAGGCAGCTGGAATCCTCATGCACCCAGACGACTGGCCGTTCATCGTCTTCATCACCTGTCACAGACATAGGGCACCTGTCATACCGGag CGCAACAAGTCTTCCATGCAGGAGCTGGCAGTGGGGCAGAAGGTGATCTGCAAGTACAAAAACGGCCGTTACTATCACAGTGAGCTACTGGAACTGACCACTGCCACCTTCTACGAGGTGGTGTTTGACGACGGGTCATATAGTGACAACCTCTTCCCTGAAGACATTGAG AACCGTGACTGTGTCCATCTCGGCCCACCAGCTGAAGGTGAGGCTGTTCAAGTGCGGTGGACAGATGGGTTGATATATGGAGGGAAGTTTGTAGCATCACACTCCATTCCCATGTACCTG GTCGAGTTTGAGGATGGGTCTCAAATCAGTGTGAAGCGTGAAGACATCTATACTCTAAATGAGGATCTGCCCAAACGAGTGAAGTCACGAATG TCAGTGGCGTCAGACATGCGTTTCGAGCTCTTCACACAGAGCGAAGTCAAACAGAACTCGAAAAGGCAACGGGTCATCAACTCTCGATACAGAGAGGACTACATCGAGCCTGTCATTTACCGAGCCATAATGGAGTGA
- the kdm4ab gene encoding lysine-specific demethylase 4A isoform X3, translated as MASDMVSQNHGSKGIMTFYPSAEEFKNFSRYIAYIESQGAHKAGLAKIVPPKEWKPRKSYDDIDDLMIPAPIQQVVTGQSGLFTQYNIQKKAMTVKEFRKTANSDKFCSPHYDDFEELERKYWKNVTFNPPIYGADVNGTLYDPEVKEWNICRLGTILDTVEHDSGITIEGVNTPYLYFGMWKTTFAWHTEDMDLYSINYLHFGEPKSWYCVPPEHGKRLERLAKGFFPGSAQNCEAFLRHKMTLISPSILKKYGIPFEKITQEAGEFMVTFPYAYHAGFNHGFNCAESTNFATERWIEYGKQAVLCSCRKDMVKISMDVFVKKFQPGRYEQWLAGRDVVPIDHSRPTPEAREFLGDSFNDITSNSNSSSVESCGEDGERKSATQRIETKRHRVCLEVPEEVVPKDEDEENEGQYGKRPRLSLIPPRAMLQDCKRNKGPPKLVVTPTKLTLMDPFHRGLTQSNSDGGRPPHYTKTRAPAISSQSQARNGHVSVSVAPTWTEATAQPARKMGVASLLFHRTLSPKDTLQVHSYTLEKQRQPHTQLQVHSYAREHQPRHLQHKTCTLSHTQIQSSPQAPKCESTEPQSEPKVILTKVARNESQAKSPVEQNQEEDKPKMSAPVVAQAEVKTPEVKTPEVEPINTSASSPTQPQSPELEAPKNNKRKQVAEEQSYCKSVVKKQQAQLRKLPRHHPLIREVQSDEDVYIDMEGEQEEKEEWAKPLTQLWQCQPYNPQAEREYNMMMGKHAPFCSICLLFHTYHQSESPSGSSSMTLVNCSGGRQWSKPLIPEMCFNTQSSKTNDSGEGQLSNPHVAEDGTSQLISCAQCCVRVHTSCYGVTREEAEQDDWLCARCEADATNEDCCLCSLRGGALQRANNDKWVHVLCAITVLEARFVNITERSPIDLSAIPLPRFRLKCVYCRKRIKREVTGCCVQCSHGRCSTAFHPTCAQAAGILMHPDDWPFIVFITCHRHRAPVIPERNKSSMQELAVGQKVICKYKNGRYYHSELLELTTATFYEVVFDDGSYSDNLFPEDIENRDCVHLGPPAEGEAVQVRWTDGLIYGGKFVASHSIPMYLVEFEDGSQISVKREDIYTLNEDLPKRVKSRMSVASDMRFELFTQSEVKQNSKRQRVINSRYREDYIEPVIYRAIME; from the exons ATGGCATCAGACATGGTTTCCCAAAACCATGGTTCCAAGGGGATCATGACTTTTTACCCCTCTGCTGAGGAATTCAAGAACTTCAGCCGCTACATTGCGTACATAGAGTCCCAGGGGGCACATAAAGCAGGCCTGGCCAAA ATTGTCCCACCAAAGGAATGGAAGCCTAGGAAGTCTTATGATGATATAGATGATTTGATGATACCAGCACCTATTCAGCAGGTGGTGACAGGCCAGTCAGGCCTTTTCACACAGTACAACATTCAGAAGAAGGCCATGACTGTCAAAGAGTTCCGCAAGACTGCCAACAGTGACAA GTTCTGTAGTCCACATTATGATGACTTTGAGGAACTGGAAAGAAAGTACTGGAAGAATGTAACATTCAACCCTCCAATATATGGGGCAGATGTTAATGGAACCCTGTACGACCCT GAAGTCAAAGAGTGGAACATATGCCGTCTAGGCACCATTTTGGATACAGTTGAACATGACAGCGGTATCACTATTGAGGGTGTTAATACACCCTACTTGTATTTTGGAATGTGGAAGACCACGTTTGCATGGCACACCGAAGACATGGATCTCTACAGTATCAACTACTTACATTTTGGGGAGCCGAAATCATG GTATTGTGTTCCTCCAGAGCATGGGAAACGATTGGAGCGTTTGGCTAAAG GGTTCTTTCCTGGTAGTGCCCAAAATTGTGAGGCCTTTTTGAGGCACAAGATGACGCTCATTTCTCCTTCTATACTCAAGAAATATGGCATCCCGTTTGAAAAA ATTACTCAGGAGGCTGGTGAGTTTATGGTAACTTTCCCCTATGCCTATCATGCTGGTTTCAACCATGGCTTCAACTGTGCAGAATCCACCAACTTTGCAACAGAGAGATGGATTGAGTATGGGAAGCAAGCAGTTTTG TGCTCATGCCGTAAAGACATGGTAAAAATTTCCATGGATGTGTTTGTGAAGAAGTTCCAGCCGGGTCGCTATGAACAGTGGCTTGCAGGGCGAGATGTGGTACCCATAGACCACTCACGGCCCACCCCGGAGGCTAGGGAGTTTCTAGGGGACTCTTTCAATGACATCACCAGCAACAGTAACAGTAGCTCTGTAGAGAGTTGTggggaggatggagagaggaagag TGCTACCCAGAGGATAGAGACCAAGAGACACAGGGTGTGTCTGGAGGTGCCTGAGGAGGTTGTTCccaaagatgaagatgaagaaaatgaagggCAGTATGGGAAACGTCCAAGGCTAAGCCTTATCCCGCCACGTGCTATGTTGCAAGACTGCAAAAGAAATAAAG GCCCACCAAAGTTGGTTGTCACGCCAACCAAGCTCACTTTAATGGATCCATTTCATAGAGGCCTGACCCAAAGTAACAGTGATGGAGGCCGTCCTCCTCATTATACCAAGACCCGTGCACCTGCAATCTCATCTCAATCACAGGCCAGAAATGGGCACGTGTCAGTTTCAGTAGCACCAACATGGACAGAAGCCACAGCCCAGCCTGCACGCAAAATGGGGGTAGCCAGTCTGCTCTTCCACAGGACACTGAGTCCAAAAGACACTCTTCAAGTGCACAGCTATACTCTAGAAAAACAACGGCAACCTCACACACAGCTCCAGGTGCACAGCTATGCCAGAGAACATCAACCCCGTCATCTCCAGCACAAAACctgcacactgtcacacacacaaattcagtcTTCCCCCCAGGCACCAAAGTGTGAAAGTACAGAGCCACAGTCAGAACCTAAAGTCATTCTTACCAAAGTAGCACGGAATGAATCGCAAGCGAAGAGTCCTGTGGAGCAGAACCAAGAGGAGGACAAACCCAAAATGTCAGCGCCTGTTGTGGCTCAGGCTGAAGTGAAAACGCCTGAAGTGAAGACGCCTGAAGTGGAGCCCATCAAcacctctgcctcctccccGACTCAACCACAATCTCCAGAGTTGGAAGCTCCCAAAAATAACAAGCGaaag CAGGTGGCGGAAGAGCAGTCATACTGCAAGTCAGTGGTGAAGAAGCAGCAGGCACAGCTCCGTAAGCTACCTCGTCACCACCCTCTAATCAGAGAGGTGCAGAGCGATGAAG ATGTGTATATAGATATGGAGGGTGagcaagaggagaaagaggagtggGCGAAGCCACTAACCCAACTTTGGCAGTGTCAGCCTTACAACCCTCAGGCAGAGAGGGAGTATAACATGATGATGGGCAAGCATGCCCCCttctgctccatctgtctgctCTTCCACACTTACCATCAG TCTGAGTCCCCCAGTGGGAGTTCCAGCATGACGTTGGTGAACTGTTCAGGAGGCCGCCAGTGGTCCAAACCACTCATtccagaaatgtgttttaacacacaaagcagcaagACGAACGATAGTGGGGAGGGACAGCTGTCTAACCCTCATGTAGCAGAGGACGGGACCAGTCAGTTGATCAGCTGTGCTCAGTGCTGTGTCCGTGTACATACCA gTTGTTATGGTGTGACAAGGGAGGAAGCAGAGCAAGATGACTGGCTGTGTGCCCGCTGTGAGGCTGATGCCACCAACGAG GACTGCTGCCTCTGTTCCCTCAGGGGTGGAGCTCTACAGCGAGCAAACAATGACAA GTGGGTTCATGTGTTGTGTGCCATCACGGTGCTGGAAGCGCGCTTTGTCAACATCACTGAGCGGAGCCCCATTGACCTCTCTGCCATCCCACTGCCACGGTTTAGACTG AAATGTGTGTACTGCAGGAAACGGATAAAGAGGGAAGTGACAGGCTGCTGTGTGCAATGTTCCCATGGGCGCTGCTCCACAGCTTTTCACCCCACCTGCGCTCAGGCAGCTGGAATCCTCATGCACCCAGACGACTGGCCGTTCATCGTCTTCATCACCTGTCACAGACATAGGGCACCTGTCATACCGGag CGCAACAAGTCTTCCATGCAGGAGCTGGCAGTGGGGCAGAAGGTGATCTGCAAGTACAAAAACGGCCGTTACTATCACAGTGAGCTACTGGAACTGACCACTGCCACCTTCTACGAGGTGGTGTTTGACGACGGGTCATATAGTGACAACCTCTTCCCTGAAGACATTGAG AACCGTGACTGTGTCCATCTCGGCCCACCAGCTGAAGGTGAGGCTGTTCAAGTGCGGTGGACAGATGGGTTGATATATGGAGGGAAGTTTGTAGCATCACACTCCATTCCCATGTACCTG GTCGAGTTTGAGGATGGGTCTCAAATCAGTGTGAAGCGTGAAGACATCTATACTCTAAATGAGGATCTGCCCAAACGAGTGAAGTCACGAATG TCAGTGGCGTCAGACATGCGTTTCGAGCTCTTCACACAGAGCGAAGTCAAACAGAACTCGAAAAGGCAACGGGTCATCAACTCTCGATACAGAGAGGACTACATCGAGCCTGTCATTTACCGAGCCATAATGGAGTGA
- the kdm4ab gene encoding lysine-specific demethylase 4A isoform X2, translating to MASDMVSQNHGSKGIMTFYPSAEEFKNFSRYIAYIESQGAHKAGLAKIVPPKEWKPRKSYDDIDDLMIPAPIQQVVTGQSGLFTQYNIQKKAMTVKEFRKTANSDKFCSPHYDDFEELERKYWKNVTFNPPIYGADVNGTLYDPEVKEWNICRLGTILDTVEHDSGITIEGVNTPYLYFGMWKTTFAWHTEDMDLYSINYLHFGEPKSWYCVPPEHGKRLERLAKGFFPGSAQNCEAFLRHKMTLISPSILKKYGIPFEKITQEAGEFMVTFPYAYHAGFNHGFNCAESTNFATERWIEYGKQAVLCSCRKDMVKISMDVFVKKFQPGRYEQWLAGRDVVPIDHSRPTPEAREFLGDSFNDITSNSNSSSVESCGEDGERKSATQRIETKRHRVCLEVPEEVVPKDEDEENEGQYGKRPRLSLIPPRAMLQDCKRNKGPPKLVVTPTKLTLMDPFHRGLTQSNSDGGRPPHYTKTRAPAISSQSQARNGHVSVSVAPTWTEATAQPARKMGVASLLFHRTLSPKDTLQVHSYTLEKQRQPHTQLQVHSYAREHQPRHLQHKTCTLSHTQIQSSPQAPKCESTEPQSEPKVILTKVARNESQAKSPVEQNQEEDKPKMSAPVVAQAEVKTPEVKTPEVEPINTSASSPTQPQSPELEAPKNNKRKSNQCPLVDSGIIILKDTVPVREPIHEMKVNTHHVAEEQSYCKSVVKKQQAQLRKLPRHHPLIREVQSDEDVYIDMEGEQEEKEEWAKPLTQLWQCQPYNPQAEREYNMMMGKHAPFCSICLLFHTYHQSESPSGSSSMTLVNCSGGRQWSKPLIPEMCFNTQSSKTNDSGEGQLSNPHVAEDGTSQLISCAQCCVRVHTSCYGVTREEAEQDDWLCARCEADATNEDCCLCSLRGGALQRANNDKWVHVLCAITVLEARFVNITERSPIDLSAIPLPRFRLKCVYCRKRIKREVTGCCVQCSHGRCSTAFHPTCAQAAGILMHPDDWPFIVFITCHRHRAPVIPERNKSSMQELAVGQKVICKYKNGRYYHSELLELTTATFYEVVFDDGSYSDNLFPEDIENRDCVHLGPPAEGEAVQVRWTDGLIYGGKFVASHSIPMYLVEFEDGSQISVKREDIYTLNEDLPKRVKSRMSVASDMRFELFTQSEVKQNSKRQRVINSRYREDYIEPVIYRAIME from the exons ATGGCATCAGACATGGTTTCCCAAAACCATGGTTCCAAGGGGATCATGACTTTTTACCCCTCTGCTGAGGAATTCAAGAACTTCAGCCGCTACATTGCGTACATAGAGTCCCAGGGGGCACATAAAGCAGGCCTGGCCAAA ATTGTCCCACCAAAGGAATGGAAGCCTAGGAAGTCTTATGATGATATAGATGATTTGATGATACCAGCACCTATTCAGCAGGTGGTGACAGGCCAGTCAGGCCTTTTCACACAGTACAACATTCAGAAGAAGGCCATGACTGTCAAAGAGTTCCGCAAGACTGCCAACAGTGACAA GTTCTGTAGTCCACATTATGATGACTTTGAGGAACTGGAAAGAAAGTACTGGAAGAATGTAACATTCAACCCTCCAATATATGGGGCAGATGTTAATGGAACCCTGTACGACCCT GAAGTCAAAGAGTGGAACATATGCCGTCTAGGCACCATTTTGGATACAGTTGAACATGACAGCGGTATCACTATTGAGGGTGTTAATACACCCTACTTGTATTTTGGAATGTGGAAGACCACGTTTGCATGGCACACCGAAGACATGGATCTCTACAGTATCAACTACTTACATTTTGGGGAGCCGAAATCATG GTATTGTGTTCCTCCAGAGCATGGGAAACGATTGGAGCGTTTGGCTAAAG GGTTCTTTCCTGGTAGTGCCCAAAATTGTGAGGCCTTTTTGAGGCACAAGATGACGCTCATTTCTCCTTCTATACTCAAGAAATATGGCATCCCGTTTGAAAAA ATTACTCAGGAGGCTGGTGAGTTTATGGTAACTTTCCCCTATGCCTATCATGCTGGTTTCAACCATGGCTTCAACTGTGCAGAATCCACCAACTTTGCAACAGAGAGATGGATTGAGTATGGGAAGCAAGCAGTTTTG TGCTCATGCCGTAAAGACATGGTAAAAATTTCCATGGATGTGTTTGTGAAGAAGTTCCAGCCGGGTCGCTATGAACAGTGGCTTGCAGGGCGAGATGTGGTACCCATAGACCACTCACGGCCCACCCCGGAGGCTAGGGAGTTTCTAGGGGACTCTTTCAATGACATCACCAGCAACAGTAACAGTAGCTCTGTAGAGAGTTGTggggaggatggagagaggaagag TGCTACCCAGAGGATAGAGACCAAGAGACACAGGGTGTGTCTGGAGGTGCCTGAGGAGGTTGTTCccaaagatgaagatgaagaaaatgaagggCAGTATGGGAAACGTCCAAGGCTAAGCCTTATCCCGCCACGTGCTATGTTGCAAGACTGCAAAAGAAATAAAG GCCCACCAAAGTTGGTTGTCACGCCAACCAAGCTCACTTTAATGGATCCATTTCATAGAGGCCTGACCCAAAGTAACAGTGATGGAGGCCGTCCTCCTCATTATACCAAGACCCGTGCACCTGCAATCTCATCTCAATCACAGGCCAGAAATGGGCACGTGTCAGTTTCAGTAGCACCAACATGGACAGAAGCCACAGCCCAGCCTGCACGCAAAATGGGGGTAGCCAGTCTGCTCTTCCACAGGACACTGAGTCCAAAAGACACTCTTCAAGTGCACAGCTATACTCTAGAAAAACAACGGCAACCTCACACACAGCTCCAGGTGCACAGCTATGCCAGAGAACATCAACCCCGTCATCTCCAGCACAAAACctgcacactgtcacacacacaaattcagtcTTCCCCCCAGGCACCAAAGTGTGAAAGTACAGAGCCACAGTCAGAACCTAAAGTCATTCTTACCAAAGTAGCACGGAATGAATCGCAAGCGAAGAGTCCTGTGGAGCAGAACCAAGAGGAGGACAAACCCAAAATGTCAGCGCCTGTTGTGGCTCAGGCTGAAGTGAAAACGCCTGAAGTGAAGACGCCTGAAGTGGAGCCCATCAAcacctctgcctcctccccGACTCAACCACAATCTCCAGAGTTGGAAGCTCCCAAAAATAACAAGCGaaag AGTAACCAATGCCCCCTTGTGGACAGTGGCATTATCATTCTGAAAGACACCGTTCCTGTCAGGGAACCAATTCATGAGATGAAGGTGAACACTCATCAT GTGGCGGAAGAGCAGTCATACTGCAAGTCAGTGGTGAAGAAGCAGCAGGCACAGCTCCGTAAGCTACCTCGTCACCACCCTCTAATCAGAGAGGTGCAGAGCGATGAAG ATGTGTATATAGATATGGAGGGTGagcaagaggagaaagaggagtggGCGAAGCCACTAACCCAACTTTGGCAGTGTCAGCCTTACAACCCTCAGGCAGAGAGGGAGTATAACATGATGATGGGCAAGCATGCCCCCttctgctccatctgtctgctCTTCCACACTTACCATCAG TCTGAGTCCCCCAGTGGGAGTTCCAGCATGACGTTGGTGAACTGTTCAGGAGGCCGCCAGTGGTCCAAACCACTCATtccagaaatgtgttttaacacacaaagcagcaagACGAACGATAGTGGGGAGGGACAGCTGTCTAACCCTCATGTAGCAGAGGACGGGACCAGTCAGTTGATCAGCTGTGCTCAGTGCTGTGTCCGTGTACATACCA gTTGTTATGGTGTGACAAGGGAGGAAGCAGAGCAAGATGACTGGCTGTGTGCCCGCTGTGAGGCTGATGCCACCAACGAG GACTGCTGCCTCTGTTCCCTCAGGGGTGGAGCTCTACAGCGAGCAAACAATGACAA GTGGGTTCATGTGTTGTGTGCCATCACGGTGCTGGAAGCGCGCTTTGTCAACATCACTGAGCGGAGCCCCATTGACCTCTCTGCCATCCCACTGCCACGGTTTAGACTG AAATGTGTGTACTGCAGGAAACGGATAAAGAGGGAAGTGACAGGCTGCTGTGTGCAATGTTCCCATGGGCGCTGCTCCACAGCTTTTCACCCCACCTGCGCTCAGGCAGCTGGAATCCTCATGCACCCAGACGACTGGCCGTTCATCGTCTTCATCACCTGTCACAGACATAGGGCACCTGTCATACCGGag CGCAACAAGTCTTCCATGCAGGAGCTGGCAGTGGGGCAGAAGGTGATCTGCAAGTACAAAAACGGCCGTTACTATCACAGTGAGCTACTGGAACTGACCACTGCCACCTTCTACGAGGTGGTGTTTGACGACGGGTCATATAGTGACAACCTCTTCCCTGAAGACATTGAG AACCGTGACTGTGTCCATCTCGGCCCACCAGCTGAAGGTGAGGCTGTTCAAGTGCGGTGGACAGATGGGTTGATATATGGAGGGAAGTTTGTAGCATCACACTCCATTCCCATGTACCTG GTCGAGTTTGAGGATGGGTCTCAAATCAGTGTGAAGCGTGAAGACATCTATACTCTAAATGAGGATCTGCCCAAACGAGTGAAGTCACGAATG TCAGTGGCGTCAGACATGCGTTTCGAGCTCTTCACACAGAGCGAAGTCAAACAGAACTCGAAAAGGCAACGGGTCATCAACTCTCGATACAGAGAGGACTACATCGAGCCTGTCATTTACCGAGCCATAATGGAGTGA